From the Desulfobacterales bacterium genome, the window CCGGCCCAGCGACAGGACCGTTCCGGTCAAAACCCCCTGCCGGGCATACGGCAGAACCACGTAAAGCATCTTTTGGACCTTGCTGCCGCCCAACGCATCCACTGCGGCCAGATACGATCGGGGGACCCGGTCAAAGCTGTCTGTAAAAAAAAGAATCATCGTCGGCGAAATTAATATGGCTAAAAGAATGCTTGCTGACAAAATACACAAGCCGGAGCCGCCATCAAACCATTCCCGGACAACCGGAACCAGAAGAAACACCCCCACAAAACCGTAAATAACCGTTGGAATACCGGTCATGAACCGGACGGTTTTCCTGAGATATGCTCCGATCCGTTCCGGAGCCAGGCCACTGATAAAGGCCGCGCACCCCAAACTCAGCGGAAAGGCAAAGACAACGCTGGCAAGCGATATGGCACCGGTTCCGACAATCATGGGATAAATGCCGTACACGCCCTGATCCGGCAGCCAGGGGCGCGTCAGAATTTGAAAAAAAAGCCCTCCCCGAAAAACGGGAAGGGCCAGCCATACCATGAACACAAAAACAAACAGCGTACAAAACGCACTGAAGGCAGCAGCAAACAGAAAAAATTTTTCTGAAATGTTCAACCGCCTCATCATTTTACAGGAACAAACCCCTTATCGGAAACAATCTTCTGTCCATCGGCACTGAACAGATAATCGATGAACTTTTCAATTAACCCGGTCGGCACGCCTTTGGTGTTGCTGTACAATCCCCTGGAAACCGTATAGGTTCCCTCTCTGACGGTTTGAAGGGTCGGAACGACGCCATCAAGTGATACAGGGCTGACACTGCTGTCAATATACCCGACGGACACGTATCCGATGCCATACGGGTCATTGGAAACCGCTGTCTTCATCGCTCCGTTTGACACCACGATATTGGCTCCCGGAGTAATCTCGGCCTTGTTCAACGCTTTTTTCCAGAAAACATCCCGTGTTCCGCTTGCCCTGTCGCGGGTATAGACATTAATTGATTTATCCTGACCGCCCAGGGCTTTCCAGTTACTGATTTTCCCGGAAAAAATATCACCCAGCTGGACCTTTGTCATCGACTGCACATTGTTTTTCGGATTTACCACGACGCCAACGCCATCGATTGCCCATTTAAACATCTTGAGCGCATATTTTTCAACTTCCTCATCCGTGGGTTTCCGGCCGGTATTTCCTATATCGACCAGGCCTTCACCGACCTGTATGATTCCGACACCCGATCCGCCTCCGGCAATACTGATCTGAATATTTGAGTTATTTGTCATGATGCGCCTGGCAACCTCTTTTAAAACCGGGATATGGGCGGTTCCTCCGGAAATTCTGATGGTTCCCTTTTCCCCTGCAAAGTCCTCCAAACCGGTAGCCATGGCACCCGAAATCATACCGGAAATAAATATCATTGCGATGATCATGACCCCTGAATACATGTTCAGGCCCATCCGGGATATTATTTTTTTCATTGACGAATCTCCTTTGTTTTTTAAAGTTTTTTTTACTGCTATAGAAAATGCCTGCTTTTGTCAAAATGATAATATCGATAAGGGCGATGTAAGAAATAGAAAAATTTTATGACAGCGCCTGTCCCGAAATCCAAAGCGATAAAAATCTGACTCGCGCAGAACAAATATTCACACCGCCCGCTTCGCTTGAGGCGCTGAAATCACAGAGCAAAAAAATATTTTTCACGCAACAGCGCGAAGGCGCAAAAATAATGTTTGAAATCTTTGCGGCTTTGCGTAGTGTCCGTTTTTACTTGACCCCATCAAAGCCAGGTGGCTACAAACGAAGAGAGGGGAAAAAGTTCAGGAAACTGGTGATAACATCCATGTCTATCAAACTTGAGGAAGGACTGTCATGAACACAAAATCGCTTCAAACCGCTGGCCTGGCGCTGACCGTTTTGCTCATCAGCCCGACGCTTGCTTCCGGGCAGGAATTCAAGCCGGTCCAACTTTCAGAACCGCAGCTGGACACCGGAAGACCGCTGATGCAGGTGTTGAAGGATAGAAAATCTTCGCGTGCGTTCAGCACTGAAAAATTGCCCGAGCAGGTGCTTTCCAATATGCTTTGGGCGGCGTTTGGCGTGAATCGGCCGGACTCAGGAAAGCGTACCGCGCCATCTGCGATGAACTGGCAGGAAATTGACATCTACGTCGCTGCCGCCTCTGGCCTTTACCTTTATGATGCAAAGGCGCACGCGTTAAAACCGGTTCTCTCGGAAGACATCCGGGCGCTGACCGGCCGTCAGCCGTTTGTGCAGGAGGCACCTGTGAACCTGGTCTATGTTGCGGATTTCTCGAAAATGGGCAAAGCGGAAGTTGACGACAAAACTTTCTATTCTGCCGCTGACACGGGCTTCATTTGCCAGAATATTTACCTGTACTGCGCCTCCGAAGGATTGGCCACTGTTGTGCGGGGGTTGGTCGACAGGCCCGCCCTGGCCAGGGTGATGATGCTGCGAGCTGATCAGCGGATCATCCTCTCACAGTCAGTGGGATATCCAAAAAAATAGTCACCGGATCTCTTTTCCACAGTGCGGACAAATCCGCTCTGATTTCTTTGATTCCTGGATGGCCTCGACAAAACCTGCACCGAGGATTCCAGCGGGTAGCGCAAACATCCCGATTCCAAGGATAGCGATGATGCTTGCAAAGAACCTCCCCATGATTGTTATGGGGTAAATGTCTCCATATCCTACGGTGGTAAGCGTAGCGACAGCCCACCACATGGTCGCCGGAATGCTCGAAAAGACATCCGGCTGGGCCACGTTCTCACAGAAATAAAGCAGAGTGGAAGATACAACCAGAAGCAGGCACATCAGGACCGAGGTGAGAACCAATTCTTCCTTATTCGACCGGAACACACTCTTGATCAGATTAAGCGACGAGTAGTATCGACCGATCTTGGCGATGCGAAGAATCCGAAGCAGCCGCAGAACCCGGAGGGAGCGAAGGTCCACCCCGATCAAGGGAAGATAGAAGGGCAGGATCGCCAGAAGATCAATTATCGACACTACCCGAAAAGTTTGACGAACACGGCCGCGGATGGGACCTGAAAAACGGGAATCGACCGTGCATGCCCAGAGTCGCAAGATGTATTCCAGCGTAAATACGATCACCGATACGATCTCGAACAGGTTCAGGGCCCCGCCCCAACGCATCTGAATGGACGGGACTGAGCCAATAATTACCGCAATAACGTTCAGAAAGATCATTGTCAGGATGGTGATGTCAAAGGCACGGCTGGCTGTGTCACCTCGCTTCGCCACTTCGACTATCTCCCATGTGCGCTTGCGTATATTCATGCTGCTCCTTCTTCTGTCTGAAGCTGAGTCTCCCGCAAAAATAACTTCATATTATAAATAAACGCCAGGGCCGGATCAAGCTATTATATTGATATTTCTTCAAATGTACGCAATAAATACGTGTTTTCCGATCTTAACGTTCCAGTTGCAGTTGTTCATCTCCCACGAACCCTGACAAAAAAAATATCCGCATCGCCCGCTTCGCTTGAGCCGCTGAGTAAGATTGACATTTTCGCTTTGGCAATTAAATACTTATTTATTTTTTGCCGAGGCTCTGATTTCCAGCCTTTCCATGAACCGGTTTCGACCCGTATCGCCCCTGAAAATATTGCGCCGTTCAATATCCCCATTTTTTGCTGATTCGTGCATATTTAACTGAATTTATAATGAGTTAATCAAATCTTTTAAACACCTTTTTTCTGCCTTTTGTATTGCACAGCGCGTAACAAATGTTATATTCTGCCTGAAAATTTAAAGTGGCTGAGTCGAGTTGTACTCGGCAAAGCTATGCCTACACCCAAGCGGTCGAAAGAACAATGATTCAACAACTCGAGAACTTTCCCGAACTGGCAAAGGCAGGCCGCAAACAAAGGGTACTCTCTCAAGAAGAACTGGCCCACGCTTTGGACGTCAGCTTTGCCACGGTGAACCGCTGGGAAAACAGCAAGACGGCGCCATCCAGACTGGCTGGTCGCCTATTTGTATCGTTTTGCCGAAAATACGCGGATGGCATTGTGAAGAAAATAACAGGGCTCGGTGCACATGGATAAAAAACAACTCAGTGAACGAGATATTTGCACCAAATTCATCACCCCGTCCATTATGCGAGCGGGGTGGCAGCAATCGCAGTTTCGGGAAGAAGTTAAGCTCACCGATGGCCGCGTCATGGTACGGGGTAGACTTGCAGCAAGGGTGAAAAATCCAGATGCCAAAGGTGGCCCCAAACGTGCGGACTATGTCCTTTATGCCCGCCCCAATCTACCCATAGCGATTATTGAAGCCAAGCGAAACATCTATTCCATTGGCCATGGCATGCAGCAAGCGCTGTCCTATGCCGAAATGCTGGATGTCCCTTTTGCACTGAGTACCAACGGCGATGGATTTTTATTTCATGACCTTACGGGTCAGACCCAGCCCACCGAACGCGAATTGGCAATGGAACAATTTCCCTCTCTTGAAGAGCTGTGGCCGCTCTATCAACAATGGAAAGGAATCGATAGCCCTGAAATTGTCCAGCTGGTTGAACAGCCCTACTATAGTGATGGTACTGGCAAAAAGCCGCGCTATTACCAACGCGTCGCTATCAACCGAACCATAGAAGCCATTGGCAAAGGCCAGGATCGTATTCTGCTGGTCATGGCCACTGGAACCGGCAAGACCTACACCGCATTTCAAATTATCTGGAGGCTGTGGAAGGCAAAAAAGAAAAAGCGCATTCTATTTCTGGCCGATCGCAATATCCTCATTGACCAAACCATTCAGCAAGACTTTTCCCCCTTTGGCGAAGTGATGCATAAAATCTCCAATCGGGAGGTCAAAAAAAACTATGAAGTGTATTTATCCCTTTATCAGGCCGTCACCGGCAAGGAAGAATGGAAGCAGATATACCGACAGTTCCCGGCTGATTTTTTTGACCTGGTGGTGGTGGACGAGTGCCATCGCGGTAGCGCCGACGAGGATTCCGCCTGGCGCGAGGTATTGGACTATTTCGCTGCGGCCACCCATATCGGCCTGACCGCCACGCCTAAAGAAACCAAACAAATCAGCAACAAAACCTACTTTGGCGACACGCTGTATACCTATTCCCTCAAACAAGGCATTGAGGACGGCTTTCTGGCCCCCTATAAAGTTATACGGATCGTTACCGATGTGGACGCGTTGGGTTATACGCCCGAAAAAGGCAAGACGGACAAATACTGCCAACTCGTTGAACAGCGACAATACAACACCAAGGATTATGACCGCAAATTGGTGTTGGAAAAGCGCACCGAGCTGGTGGCGGCAAGGGTCTGGGAGTACCTGAAAAACACCGATCCCATGGCCAAAACCATTGTTTTCTGTGACGATCAGGATCACGCCGAGCGCATGCGCCAGGAATTGGTGAAGCTTATCCCTGAAGCCGCCCAGAACCGCCGCTACGTCATGCGGATGACCAGTGACGATGCCGAAGGCAAGGCACAGGTTTCCTATTTTACGGATAATGACGAGCCCTACCCGGTTATTGCCACAACCTCCAAGTTACTCAGCACCGGGGTGGACGCCAAAACCTGCAAGCTGATTGTTCTCGATCAGAACATCAATTCCATGACGGAATTTAAACAAATTATAGGACGCGGCACCCGAATTCGCGAAGATTACCATAAACTCTTCTTCACCATCATGGATTTTAAAG encodes:
- a CDS encoding ion transporter, which produces MNIRKRTWEIVEVAKRGDTASRAFDITILTMIFLNVIAVIIGSVPSIQMRWGGALNLFEIVSVIVFTLEYILRLWACTVDSRFSGPIRGRVRQTFRVVSIIDLLAILPFYLPLIGVDLRSLRVLRLLRILRIAKIGRYYSSLNLIKSVFRSNKEELVLTSVLMCLLLVVSSTLLYFCENVAQPDVFSSIPATMWWAVATLTTVGYGDIYPITIMGRFFASIIAILGIGMFALPAGILGAGFVEAIQESKKSERICPHCGKEIR
- a CDS encoding SagB/ThcOx family dehydrogenase, translated to MNTKSLQTAGLALTVLLISPTLASGQEFKPVQLSEPQLDTGRPLMQVLKDRKSSRAFSTEKLPEQVLSNMLWAAFGVNRPDSGKRTAPSAMNWQEIDIYVAAASGLYLYDAKAHALKPVLSEDIRALTGRQPFVQEAPVNLVYVADFSKMGKAEVDDKTFYSAADTGFICQNIYLYCASEGLATVVRGLVDRPALARVMMLRADQRIILSQSVGYPKK
- a CDS encoding DEAD/DEAH box helicase family protein → MDKKQLSERDICTKFITPSIMRAGWQQSQFREEVKLTDGRVMVRGRLAARVKNPDAKGGPKRADYVLYARPNLPIAIIEAKRNIYSIGHGMQQALSYAEMLDVPFALSTNGDGFLFHDLTGQTQPTERELAMEQFPSLEELWPLYQQWKGIDSPEIVQLVEQPYYSDGTGKKPRYYQRVAINRTIEAIGKGQDRILLVMATGTGKTYTAFQIIWRLWKAKKKKRILFLADRNILIDQTIQQDFSPFGEVMHKISNREVKKNYEVYLSLYQAVTGKEEWKQIYRQFPADFFDLVVVDECHRGSADEDSAWREVLDYFAAATHIGLTATPKETKQISNKTYFGDTLYTYSLKQGIEDGFLAPYKVIRIVTDVDALGYTPEKGKTDKYCQLVEQRQYNTKDYDRKLVLEKRTELVAARVWEYLKNTDPMAKTIVFCDDQDHAERMRQELVKLIPEAAQNRRYVMRMTSDDAEGKAQVSYFTDNDEPYPVIATTSKLLSTGVDAKTCKLIVLDQNINSMTEFKQIIGRGTRIREDYHKLFFTIMDFKGATRLFADPLFDGEPVVIYEPKPDEPVVPPEESGPNWPPVVGETPELCDPPVSTGLDSQSTDVGSGRIKYYLDDVAVSTAVERSQYLDADGKLITEDYRVYLKEEIKKTLQDQFGSLKGFVRRWSTTERKQAVIDELNALGIPLSVLQKAVPNADELDIFDLIAHIAFDQKPLTRQERANNVKKQNYFGKYGDSARAVLEVLLEKYADHGIGDIEDSKILELPPFDQYGTKTQIRRAIFGGADNYSQALTELEQALYSQQSA
- a CDS encoding ABC transporter permease subunit; protein product: MNISEKFFLFAAAFSAFCTLFVFVFMVWLALPVFRGGLFFQILTRPWLPDQGVYGIYPMIVGTGAISLASVVFAFPLSLGCAAFISGLAPERIGAYLRKTVRFMTGIPTVIYGFVGVFLLVPVVREWFDGGSGLCILSASILLAILISPTMILFFTDSFDRVPRSYLAAVDALGGSKVQKMLYVVLPYARQGVLTGTVLSLGRAVGDTLISLMIAGNAVAVPGSILDSARTLTAHIALVIAADFDSIEFRTIFACGIVLYGFTTLIVLLVQALGSWSRKPMRKHHDIR
- a CDS encoding phosphate ABC transporter substrate-binding protein gives rise to the protein MKKIISRMGLNMYSGVMIIAMIFISGMISGAMATGLEDFAGEKGTIRISGGTAHIPVLKEVARRIMTNNSNIQISIAGGGSGVGIIQVGEGLVDIGNTGRKPTDEEVEKYALKMFKWAIDGVGVVVNPKNNVQSMTKVQLGDIFSGKISNWKALGGQDKSINVYTRDRASGTRDVFWKKALNKAEITPGANIVVSNGAMKTAVSNDPYGIGYVSVGYIDSSVSPVSLDGVVPTLQTVREGTYTVSRGLYSNTKGVPTGLIEKFIDYLFSADGQKIVSDKGFVPVK
- a CDS encoding helix-turn-helix transcriptional regulator translates to MIQQLENFPELAKAGRKQRVLSQEELAHALDVSFATVNRWENSKTAPSRLAGRLFVSFCRKYADGIVKKITGLGAHG